The DNA window TACGGTTCTTCACATGGTACGATTTCGAGTAGGACGTATAACCATCGATAAGTACCAATTATCAGATATTAGCCATCTATATCGAAGTTCTTGCCATCTTATCGCATCCGCACTATGTTTAAACGATAAATTTCGAGGAAACATCATGTCTGAACCCCAACTGTCCATTCGTAGCGGCAAGGCCCGCGACCTCGCCCATGCTCTCGCGCGTCGCACCGGTCAGCCCATCAATCGTTTGGTAGAGCTGGCGCTGGAACGCTACGATATCGAATTGAGACAGCAGGATAAAAAGCATCCACTGGAAGCGGTTTGGGAGCTCGCCGCCGAAGGCCGCCGCAACGTTCAAGCAGGCACTACCTCCGCTCATGACGACCTCTATGATGAAAACGGCCTGCCGATATGATTGCACTCGATACGTCGGTTATTGTTGCCATTCTCCTTGAGGAGCCGGAGGCGGATGTTTTCAAGTCGATCTTACAGCAGGGAAAGATTGTTATCGGATGGCCGACGCTGTTTGAAACAAGAACGGTTTTGAC is part of the Agrobacterium vaccinii genome and encodes:
- a CDS encoding type II toxin-antitoxin system VapB family antitoxin; amino-acid sequence: MSEPQLSIRSGKARDLAHALARRTGQPINRLVELALERYDIELRQQDKKHPLEAVWELAAEGRRNVQAGTTSAHDDLYDENGLPI